Proteins encoded together in one Miscanthus floridulus cultivar M001 chromosome 16, ASM1932011v1, whole genome shotgun sequence window:
- the LOC136510810 gene encoding probable indole-3-acetic acid-amido synthetase GH3.4 → MHADVIGAEGGDSHQLGRAGRCYSHEEHDEEQDGARLAHERGGSGGRDKPLGRLGCRDVEVQSERAETQRGGQREGHSHLIRVGAVFALGFLRAIRFLEQPRQRLCRDIRSGTLDAEAVTDRAVRAVVEQRVLLRADPALADAVEAECARPSWQGIIRRVWPNTKYIDVIVTGAMAQYIPQLEFYGGGLPLTCKPSEVAYTLIPTMCYFEFLPLPHPNDAAGEPDQRDLVDLVDVKLGHEYELVVTTYSGLYRYRVGDVLRVAGFKNQAPMFNFLRRKNVVLSIDSDKTDEAELHAAVSGAVQHLVPFGASLLEYTSYANAGTIPGHYVIFWELRLRAAATGGAATTTPVPASVFEDCCLAVEEALNSVYRQGRAADRSIGPLEIRVVSDGSGAQRADVTLAVERSCLFDVHRLVLAMRSPVFRAKFSWDSRDSSLEWFRVHDWTGCGSCVRGCCGSASARTA, encoded by the exons ATGCATGCAG ATGTCATAGGTGCAGAGGGAGGAGACAGCCACCAGCTCGGCCGAGCCGGCCGATGTTACAGCCATGAAGAGCATGATGAGGAGCAGGACGGAGCCAGACTTGCCCATGAGCGCGGTGGCAGTGGTGGGCGGGACAAGCCCCTTGGCCGCCTCGGCTGCCGTGATGTGGAGGTCCAGAGCGAGCGCGCCGAGACCCAGCGAGGTGGCCAGCGAGAAGGGCACAGCCACCTGATCCGCGTGGGCGCCGTCTTCGCCTTGGGCTTCCTCCGCGCCATCCGCTTCCTGGAGCAGCCCAGGCAGCGCCTGTGCCGGGACATCCGCAGCGGCACGCTGGACGCCGAGGCGGTCACGGACCGCGCCGTGCGCGCCGTCGTGGAGCAGCGGGTGCTCCTCCGCGCCGACCCGGCGCTCGCCGACGCCGTCGAGGCCGAGTGCGCCAGGCCGTCGTGGCAGGGGATCATCCGGAGGGTGTGGCCCAACACCAAGTACATCGACGTCATCGTCACCGGCGCCATGGCGCAGTACATCCCGCAGCTGGAGTTCTACGGCGGCGGGCTGCCGCTCACGTGCAAGCCCAGCGAGGTCGCCTACACCCTCATCCCCACAATGTGTTACTTCGAGTTCCTCCCCTTGCCACACCCCAACGACGCCGCCGGCGAGCCCGACCAGCGCGACCTCGTGGACCTCGTCGACGTCAAGCTCGGGCACGAGTACGAGCTCGTGGTCACCACCTACTCAG GGCTGTATCGCTATCGCGTGGGCGACGTGCTGCGCGTGGCCGGGTTCAAGAACCAGGCGCCCATGTTCAACTTCCTACGCCGCAAGAACGTGGTGCTGAGCATCGACTCCGACAAGACCGACGAGGCGGAGCTGCACGCGGCGGTGAGCGGCGCGGTGCAGCACCTGGTCCCGTTCGGCGCGTCGCTGTTGGAGTACACGAGCTACGCGAACGCCGGGACCATCCCGGGCCACTACGTGATCTTCTGGGAGCTccgcctccgcgccgccgccacgGGCGGGGCCGCGACGACGACGCCCGTGCCGGCGTCGGTGTTCGAGGACTGCTGCCTGGCAGTGGAGGAGGCGCTCAACAGCGTGTACCGCCAGGGCCGCGCCGCCGACCGCTCCATCGGGCCGCTGGAGATCCGGGTGGTGTCGGACGGCAGCGG CGCGCAGCGTGCGGACGTGACGCTCGCCGTGGAGAGGAGCTGCCTGTTCGACGTGCACCGGCTGGTGCTCGCCATGCGCTCGCCGGTGTTCAGGGCCAAGTTCTCCTGGGACAGCAGGGACAGCAGCCTCGAGTGGTTCAGGGTCCACGACTGGACAGGCTGCGGCTCATGTGTGAGAGGATGCTGTGGGAGCGCGTCCGCACGGACGGCGTAG
- the LOC136514466 gene encoding protein trichome birefringence-like 8, producing the protein MHARPLLVSSGFLLVAALCVVGLLASPGWPRSKSFPSWLPPPINRREHDDSTDGHPCDYSDGRWVRDDAADVTTYTEDCRFLDPGFRCTRNGRSDSSFRHWRWQPHRCVLPKFNATDMLERSRNGRIVFAGDSIGRNQWESMVCMLAAAVPSAASASARVYEQSGKPISRHRGYLAMVFADYNLSVEYYRAPMIVMVDRFRPANDATTSSGGVRGAVRLDVMPRHADRWAGANVLVLNTGHWWNHRKTVKAGKYFMVGNRLNRTMNIKEAFRLSLQTVKDWELSSARCSKSYFFFRSYSPSHYSNGTWDIGGSCAGQRDPLTTNVHCFGEEYSWMNAMIAKMTDGIRSHGRKARFLNITHMTELRPDGHPSGHREPGTPPGAPEDCSHWCLPGVPDVWNQVLYAHLLSIGYDKRMKER; encoded by the exons ATGCATGCGAGACCCCTACTCGTCTCCTCCGGCTTCCTCTTGGTCGCCGCGCTCTGTGTCGTCGGCCTCCTGGCCTCGCCTGGGTGGCCACGGTCGAAGTCGTTCCCGTCTTGGCTGCCTCCTCCGATCAACAGAAGAGAGCACGACGACAGCACCGACGGCCACCCGTGCGACTATTCGGACGGACGATGGGTGAGGGATGACGCTGCCGACGTGACGACGTACACAGAGGACTGCCGGTTCCTCGACCCCGGCTTCCGGTGCACACGGAACGGACGCAGCGACTCCTCCTTCAGACACTGGCGCTGGCAACCTCATCGCTGCGTCCTCCCTAA GTTCAACGCGACGGATATGCTGGAGCGGAGCCGGAACGGCAGGATCGTCTTTGCCGGGGACTCGATCGGCCGGAACCAGTGGGAGTCCATGGTGTGCATGCTTGCCGCCGCCGTGCCGTCTGCGGCCAGCGCGTCGGCCAGAGTTTACGAGCAGTCCGGGAAACCGATCAGCCGGCACAGGGGCTACCTCGCCATGGTTTTCGCCGACTACAACCTCTCCGTCGAATACTACCGCGCGCCGATGATCGTGATGGTCGACCGCTTCCGGCCGGCAAACGACGCGACGACAAGCAGCGGAGGCGTGAGGGGAGCCGTCCGCCTGGACGTGATGCCACGACACGCCGACCGGTGGGCCGGCGCCAACGTGCTTGTGCTCAACACCGGCCACTGGTGGAACCACCGCAAAACCGTCAAGGC AGGAAAATATTTCATGGTTGGCAACCGCTTGAACAGAACCATGAACATCAAGGAAGCTTTTCGGCTGTCTCTGCAAACGGTGAAAGATTGGGAATTGAGCAGTGCCCGATGTTCCAAAAGCTATTTCTTCTTCAGGAGTTATTCTCCCTCGCATTATAG CAATGGCACCTGGGACATTGGTGGTTCGTGCGCTGGCCAGCGAGATCCACTAACCACTAATGTCCACTGTTTTGGTGAAGAGTACTCATGGATGAACGCGATGATTGCGAAGATGACGGATGGTATTAGGAGCCACGGAAGGAAGGCAAGGTTTCTGAACATTACTCACATGACGGAGCTCAGACCGGATGGCCATCCGTCAGGGCACCGGGAGCCGGGAACGCCGCCGGGCGCGCCGGAGGATTGCAGCCACTGGTGCCTCCCGGGCGTGCCAGACGTTTGGAATCAGGTCCTCTACGCACACCTCTTGTCCATAGGGTATGACAAACGCATGAAGGAGAGATAA